One Centroberyx gerrardi isolate f3 chromosome 2, fCenGer3.hap1.cur.20231027, whole genome shotgun sequence DNA window includes the following coding sequences:
- the prkaa1 gene encoding 5'-AMP-activated protein kinase catalytic subunit alpha-1 codes for MATDKTKHEGRVKIGHYILGDTLGVGTFGKVKVGQHELTKHQVAVKILNRQKIRSLDVVGKIRREIQNLKLFRHPHIIKLYQVISTPTDIFMVMEYVSGGELFDYICKNGKLDEKESRRLFQQIISAVDYCHRHMVVHRDLKPENVLLDAQMNAKIADFGLSNMMSDGEFLRTSCGSPNYAAPEVISGRLYAGPEVDIWSSGVILYALLCGTLPFDDDHVPTLFKKICDGIFFTPQYLNPSVISLLKHMLQVDPMKRATIKEIREDEWFKEDLPKYLFPEDPSYSNNMIDDEALKEVCEKFECTEEEVLTCLYSRNHQDPLAVAYHLIIDNRRIMSEAKDFYLASSPPDSFLDDQHLTTSGAAVSGTLKPHPERVPFLVAETPPRPRHTLDELNPQKSKHQGVRRAKWHLGIRSQSRPNDIMSEVCRAMKQLDYEWKVVNPYYLRVRRKNPITGMQTKMSLQLYQVDSRTYLLDFRSIDDEMLETKSGTATPHRSGSVGNYRTTIKNDVDGGEGKGDTPAASTPVHPAKAAEGSLASSLTSSVDSTGGGDSASYPRPGSHTIEFFEMCANLIKLLAR; via the exons ATGGCGACGGACAAAACGAAACATGAAGGAAGAGTTAAAATTGGTCATTACATTCTCGGAGACACACTCGGAGTGGGGACGTTTGGAAAGGTTAAAG TGGGTCAACATGAGCTGACCAAGCACCAAGTGGCAGTAAAGATCCTGAACAGACAGAAGATCCGCAGTTTGGACGTGGTAGGAAAGATCCGCAGGGAGATCCAGAACCTCAAGCTTTTTAGGCACCCTCACATAATTAAACT GTATCAGGTTATCAGCACCCCTACAGATATCTTCATGGTGATGGAGTATGTCTCAGGAGGAGAGCTCTTTGACTACATCTGCAAAAACGGAAAG TTGGATGAGAAGGAGAGCCGTCGGCTGTTCCAGCAAATTATCTCAGCAGTAGACTACTGCCACAGACACATGGTGGTGCACCGAGACCTCAAGCCAGAGAATGTCTTGCTTGATGCCCAGATGAATGCCAAGATTGCAGACTTTG GTTTATCAAACATGATGTCAGATGGAGAGTTCCTGCGAACAAGCTGTGGTTCTCCAAACTATGCTGCTCCTGAGGTCATCTCAGGAAG GTTATATGCTGGCCCAGAGGTGGATATCTGGAGCAGTGGGGTGATTCTCTATGCCTTGTTGTGCGGGACGCTTCCCTTCGACGACGACCATGTGCCAACGCTCTTTAAGAAGATCTGCGATGGGATCTTCTTCACACCGCAGTATCTGAACCCCTCAGTAATAAGTCTCCTTAAACATATGCTGCAGGTAGACCCCATGAAAAGAGCCACCATCAAAGAAATCCG AGAGGACGAATGGTTCAAAGAGGACCTACCCAAGTACCTGTTCCCCGAGGATCCCTCCTACAGCAACAACATGATTGACGATGAGGCTCTGAAGGAGGTCTGTGAGAAGTTTGAGTGCACTGAGGAGGAGGTCCTGACCTGCCTATACAGTCGCAACCACCAGGATCCGTTAGCCGTTGCCTACCATCTCATCATTGACAACCGTCGCATCATGAGTGAGGCCAAGGACTTCTACCTGGCCTCCAGCCCTCCTGACTCCTTTCTAGACGACCAGCACCTGACCACCTCTGGAGCGGCTGTGTCCGGCACTCTCAAGCCCCACCCCGAGCGCGTGCCCTTCCTCGTGGCGGAGACCCCTCCCAGGCCTCGCCATACGCTGGACGAACTGAACCCCCAGAAGTCCAAGCACCAGGGTGTCAGAAGGGCCAAGTGGCACCTGGGTATCCGCAGTCAGAGTCGACCCAATGATATCATGTCGGAGGTGTGCCGTGCCATGAAACAGCTGGATTATGAGTGGAAG GTTGTGAATCCATATTATTTGCGTGTGAGAAGGAAGAACCCGATCACCGGGATGCAAACCAAGATGAGCCTGCAGCTCTACCAGGTGGACAGCAGAACCTACCTCCTTGACTTCCGTAGCATAGACG atGAAATGTTGGAAACTAAATCTGGGACTGCTACCCCTCACCGCTCCGGGTCAGTGGGGAACTACCGCACGACCATTAAGAACGATGTAGAcgggggagagggaaagggggacaCGCCGGCGGCGTCGACCCCGGTGCACCCCGCCAAGGCCGCAGAGGGCTCCTTAGCGTCGTCGCTGACGTCGTCCGTCGACTCGACGGGAGGCGGGGACAGCGCGTCTTACCCCCGACCAGGAAGCCACACCATAGAGTTCTTTGAGATGTGCGCAAACCTTATTAAACTACTTGCACGATAG